A region from the Silene latifolia isolate original U9 population chromosome 7, ASM4854445v1, whole genome shotgun sequence genome encodes:
- the LOC141589809 gene encoding uncharacterized protein LOC141589809 — MLFIIFAAILPGSSTDVKFDSPELNGDNYKVCKERMLLQLGWLDIDYTIRKDESPKVTKESTKAAIDLYEKWEKSNRLSIMFIKTRMCASIRGSVDQHTKVKDLIKSIDEHFHL; from the exons ATGTTATTTATTATATTTGCAGCAATTTTACCTGGGAGTTCTACTGATGTTAAATTTGACAGTCCTGAATTGAATGGTGACAACTATAAGGTCTGCAAAGAGAGAATGCTACTGCAGTTGGGATGGTTAGATATTGATTATACTATTCGGAAAGACGAATCACCTAAAGTAACTAAAGAAAGCACTAAAGCAGCAATTGATCTTTATGAAAAGTGGGAGAAATCTAATCGTCTCTCCATTATGTTCATAAAGACCAGAATGTGTGCTAGTATTCGTGGTTCTGTCGATCAGCATACTAAAGTTAAAGATCTAATTAAGTCCATCGATGAGCA TTTTCATCTTTGA